A region of the Clostridium estertheticum subsp. estertheticum genome:
GGCTATTTTCTCAGCATTTCCTTTTACACTATTGAGCATTGCAGCTATAAATTCTGTAGGATAATAACACATTAAATATGCAGTCTCATAACCTACAACAGCATATGCTGCAGCATGCGATTTATTAAATGCATATGATGCAAAATCCATCATTTGATCAAATATCTTATTTGCTGCCACCTCAGTTATTCCATTTCGAAGACAACCTTGTACTTCTATGTTTCCAGTCTCGTCCACTATTCCATGAATAAAGTTATAACGTTCTTCTTCCATAACCTTGTGCTTTTTCTTAGACATAGCACGACGGACTAGATCAGATCTTCCCATTGAGTACCCAGCAAGTTTTCTAACTATTTCCATAACCTGCTCTTGATACACCATTACCCCATAAGTAACACCAAGGATTTCCTCAAGCTGCGGAGTAACATATTCCACCTTATCCATACTGTTTTTATTTCTTATATAACGTGGAATTTCAGCCATTGGGCCTGGTCTATATAAACTTATACCGGCAATAATATCCTCAAATTTATCAGGTTTTAGTTCCTTCATAAAGCTAGTCATTCCTGCAGATTCTAGTTGAAATATACCTACTGTTTTTCCTTCTCCGATCATTTTATAGACTTTATGATCTTCAATATCCAAATCATCTATATCTATAGATACATTCCTATTTTGTTTTACAAAGTCTATACAATCCCTAATAACTGTAAGTGTACGGAGTCCAAGGAAATCCATCTTCAAAAGTCCAAGTTCCTCCAAGGTTCCCATAGGAAATTGTGTTACTATCATTTCATCATTTTTCTGAAGAGGTACATAGTTTACTAATGGCTGTGATGCAATAACTACTCCCGCCGCATGGGTAGAGCTATGCCTTGGAAGTCCCTCTAATGCCTTTGCAATATCTATAAGCGCTTCAACACGTGAATCATCTTCATACAAGGAATTAAGCTCTGAATTCATTTCAAGAGCCTTATTTATAGTTATATTAAGCACAGATGGTATCATCTTAGCGATTCTATCCACCTCTGCATACGAATAATTCATAGCACGTCCAACATCTCTTATACAAGCTCTAGGGGCCATTGTTCCAAATGTTATAATTTGTGATACATTAGTAGATCCATACTTTTCAACAACATAATCAATTACATCTTGACGCCTTTCATAACAAAAATCTGAATCTATATCTGGCATAGATACTCTTTCTGGATTTAAGAAACGCTCAAAAATAAGGCTATATTTAATAGGATCAATCTTCGTTATATCTAAAGTATAAGCAACTATTGAACCTGCCGCAGACCCACGCCCGGGGCCTGTTGGAATATCGTGATCTACTGCAAATTTGATAAAATCCCATACTATAAGAAAATAATCAACATATCCCATTTGTTTTATTATATTCAGCTCATATTCAAGTCTATCCACATACATCTTAGCAATTGGACTAACCTTCGCTATTTCATTTATGTATTCTATAGAGAAGCCTCTGGTAAGTACATCACTAAATGCCTCATACCTAGGTGCCAACCCCTCATAACAATGTTCTCTTAGAAATTCATACGGATCTACCCCGCCAGGCAGCGGAAACTTTGGAAGTTTCGATACATGAAATTCATAATCAAAATTGCACATCTCTGCTATTTTGACTGTATTACTAAGTGCTTCTGGGACATATGCAAAAGTCTTTTGCATCTCCTCTGGGGACTTTAAATAAAACTGATCTGATGGATACCTCATTCTATTTTCATCATCAACAGTTTTTGCTGTCTGAATACATAAAAGAATATCATGAGCCTTTGAATCCTCTTGCATTATGTAATGAGTATCATTTGTGCAAATTAGTGGAATTCCCGTATCCTTAGATAATTTTACTAAGAGTTCATTAACTTTAAACTGGTCTTGCATACCGTGATATTGTAGCTCCAAATAATAGCCGTCCTTGAATATATCTCTATATTTCAATGCTATTTCTTTTGCTTTTTCATAATTACCTCGCAAGAGAAGGCTTTGAACCTCTCCACCAAGACAAGCACTACTAGCAATTATTCCTTCACTGTACTTTGATAGAAATTCATAATCAACCCTTGGTTTATAATAAAAACCTTTAATAGACGCTGCCGATACTATGTGCATCAAATTTTGATAACCCTTAGCATTCTTAACTAAAAGTATTAAGTGATGGGTAGCGTTGTCTCTATCAGTTTCCTTTATATTCATAGATTTAGCAGCTACATATATTTCACAACCAATAATAGGTTTAATTCCCTGTTCTTTCGCTTGTTTATAAAATTCCACGCATCCATACATTACTCCATGATCTGTTATAGCAATACTTTTCATGCCTAGCTCTTTGGTCTTAGCTATAAGCTCTTTAATCTTTCCCGAGCCATCAAGAAGGCTGTACTCTGTATGCACATGAAGATGTACAAAACTCCCTAAATCTTCCCGCTTTTTTATCTTTAGTTTCTCCGTCATTTTTTCACTTCCCCTCAAAACATAATTTAATTATATATATTATTTACCAAATATTTTCGCAGAAATCATAGACTTTGCAATAGGCTCATTATTCTTATTGTACATATTTATTTCTACCTTAGAAAAACTCCTACCTTTATCAACAATTTTTGCATATATATCTATATCACTACCCATTTGCACAGGTTTCATAAAGTACGACATAATACTATCCACGGAAATATTAATATTATTATTTTGCCTTAATGACATTATCCCCATAGTTGATAGGAGCATATTTAGTGAACTCCAAGAGGCCGTTCCAAAAGGATCTAACATCTGAGGAATGATTTGGCCATTAAAATGTAAGCTATTATCCTCGTGTACACATGTAAAATTCATTAAAATAAGATCTTCTAAAGTTTCAGCTACTTGTGGTTGCCTTAGTGCAAACTCCATTGCTTTTATAACATGCTCTATAGTTAAAACCCCTACAAGCTTCTTCTTATCAACTACAGGACAAATTTTAATTCCATCCCAACCCATAATATGGGCAGCATAAGCGATAGTTGTTTTAGGTGTTACACATACAGGATTCTTATTCATAATTTTATTAATTAGTTCATCATCATCGTTGCATCCTTGTAAATCTCTTAATGTAACTATCCCAACAATTTTCATATTCTCATCTAGTACTGGGTATCTCTCATGGTTAGTTTCTAGCATTAGTTGCCTCCAGGTAGCAACAGTGTCCGTACCCATAAGACAAGTAGTATTAATATCCATCACATCTTCAACTAAAATAATTTCCTTTTTAATCATAGTTTCATAAAGAGCCTTGTTTATCATACTAGCTACTGTAAAGCTATCATAGGTTGACGATAATACAGGAATTCCTTTTTCATCCGCAAGTATCTTTACCTTTTCGCTACAATCAAAACCTCCAGTAATCAATACTGCAGCATCATTTTCAAGGGCAAGCAGTTGTGCTTCTTCCCTATTTCCAACAATAAGAAGGTATCCTGGCTTTAGATATCTAATTATTGATTCAACAGCCATTGCACCTATAATAAATTTGTTTAAGCTTTTATTTATGCCTTCTTTACCACCCAGAATAGTAGCATCAAGGATTCTTATAACTTCAGCATATGTAAGACTATCAATATTTTTTTTATATACCTTCTCAACCCTTACTGTCCCCACCCTAGGAACGGTATTAACAATACCCATATTTTCTGCTTCTTTTATCGCTCTATAAGATGTACCATCACTAATGCCGAGTTCAGAACTGATACCTCTTACAGATATCTTAGTTCCAATTTGCAGGGCAAGGATATGATTAACTATCTCCTCATGTTTTGACATTCTCTCCTTACCTTCCTTCTTTCCTTAATTCTTCAGCAATTTTTTCTATTCTTCTTAATCTATGGTTAATACCAGATTTTCCTACTGGTGGTTCAAGTATTGCTCCAAGTTCTTTTAACGATTCATCAGGATACTCAAGCCTTAGCTCAGCGATCTCTCTCAAATTCTTAGGCAATCTCTTAAACCCTATTTCTTTTTGTATTAATTTTATACTTTCTACTTGTCTTACTGATGCATTTACTGTTTTACTAAGATTAGCCGTTTCACAGTTCACAAGTCTGTTTACATTATTTCTCATTTCTTTCATTATCCTTACATTTTCTAAGAATAGTAATGAATTGTGTGCTCCAATTATGTTAAGAAGATCAACAATTTGTTCACCCTCTTTAATATAAATAACAAAACTGCTTTTTCTTTGTATTATTTTTGAAAACAATCCATAGCTATTAATAAGTGTGCTTAATTCCTGTGCATAATCACTATCATGAGTCACAAACTCTACATGATAATTTTTTTCAGGGTTACTAATACTTCCACCACCTAAAAAAGCCCCTCTTATATATTTGCGTTTGCATTCCTCAGCATCAATTAACCTACTTGGTATAGTATAATCTATTGAAAAAAAGTTTTCATCCTCAAGGACCGCCACTTGCTTTAATAAGTCTTTAACACCCATTTCTTCCGTAATTATAACAACATATACATTTTTTTTCTTTAGGGAGTTACTTCTCTTAACTAATAATCTAGCGTGAATACCAAAATGCTCCTTTAACAATTTAAAGATAAGTCTTGCTATTGCAGGATTTTCAGTTGTTATTTGGAAATTTATTTGTTTGTTTGATCCAAGCCCAATAGTCCCACTAACCTTCATTATAGCCGCCATTTCAGCCATGGCCTCTTTCTTACTCATATCTGTAAATCTACAAATTTCATTCTTAACCTTAGACGAAAATGACATTATTCTACTCCTTATTGCATTTATTTTCTAAAATAACATAAAATTAATTATTTTTTTTGTTTTCTTTAAGCCTCTGTGATAAATAGAAGTACTCACCTATTTTCTTTTTATCGTTAAATAGCTTTTTCTCCATAATTGTTTCTACTAAAATGGTTGCAAGCTTTTCTGTATCATGTCTTATATGCCCTTTTCCTATTTTTACAAAATCACTCCTTATTATCCCTATGCCTTGCTTTTTAATTTCCTCTTCATTTATAATAACCATATTAGAATTATCATTACGATATCTTAGTTCTAGCTCACTACTTATTTTCCCTGTATTTACTAAAACATAATCAACAACTTTTCCTTTAGCATGCCGATTTATAGCCTTTATATGATCATTAACAGTATAATTATCACTCTCACCTGGTTGTGTCATTATATTTGACACATAAATCCTTATAGACTTTGTCTTATACAATGCATTTCTTATTTCCTTTACTAATATATTAGGGATAATACTAGTATAAAGGCTTCCAGGTCCTAGGATTACTGCATCTGCTTCATTTATAGCAACTAATGCTTCCTTAAGTGCCCTAGCATCTGTAGGTTCTATAAAGACTTCATCAATAGGGCTCTTATTGTCTATTACACCTTTAGGAATATTTGATTCACCATCAATTATATTTCCATTTTTAAGTTTTGCCTTTAATGTCATATTGTCTAAAGTAACCGGTATAACCCGACCCGTTACAGCTAGTACTGAACTCATTTTTTGTACAGCTTCTTCAAAATTATTTGAGATTCCATCCATCGCTGCTAAAAATAAATTACCGAAGCTTTGGTCCTTTAGTCTTCCGTCTTTAAATCTATACTGCAATAATTCGTCCATTAGTGGTTCCGTATCTGCTAACGCCAAAATGCAATTTCTAATATCCCCCGGTGGAAGTATTCCTAAATCTTCCCTTAAAACACCTGATCCCCCACCATCATCCGCTACTGTAACTATTGCTGTTATATTATTAGTATATTTTTTTAGCCCCCTAAGCATAGTAGATAAACCGGTGCCTCCTCCAATTACTACAATCTTAGGTCCCTTTATAAGTACTCTCTTTTCATATATTAAATCTTCAAATTTTTTCGAACTTATAGCTACATCAATACTGCCTGTATTAACTAATATAATAAAAAATTTTATAATTTGTATTATAGCAACATATATTATCAAAGCTCCAAGCACTATAATCAGCGCTGATAAAACTATCTTTGGCAGAGAGTGATATTCTTTATTTATTAGTTCAAAAATCCCAAATACTAAAATAGAAACACCTACAATACCTAGAAGAATCCACCTTTTTATATTAATTCCAGGCTTCAGCAAATTCCTTAGCATCATAGCTTACCATCACCTCTATTTACATCTTCATTTATGTCCCTATGATCTATATTAACATCATATCCATTACGCCCAAGTATTTCATAAATTCTATTTGCTATAGCAACTGACCTATGTCTTCCCCCTGTACACCCTATAGAAACTATAAGTTGTCTTTTTCCTTCTTTTTTATAATTTGGGATAAGAAACTGTAGCATATCTTGAAGTTTTTCTACAAATACTTTAGTCCCTTCAAATTCTAATACATAATCGCGAACCGGTTGGTCATTACCTGAATACTTCTTAAGCTCTGGAATATAAAAAGGATTCGGCAAAAATCTCACATCAAATACCAAATCTGAATCCACAGGTATTCCATATTTAAATCCAAAAGAAAGCACAGTTATAACAAGCTTAGTTTCTATCTGACCTTCCTCACCATAGATATTATTTATTTCTTCTGTAAGTTCTCTTGCTGAAAGCTTAGATGTATTAATTATATGGTCAGCACGCTCACGTACATCTCTAAGTTTGCGTCTCTCAGTTTCAATTCCATTTACAACCCTTCCTTCTGGCGCTAGAGGATGTTTTCGCCTTGACTCTTTATATCTTTTAATAAGCACTTTATCTGAGGCCTCTAGAAATAATATTTCATACTCATACCCTTCATCTTTTAGGTATGTTAAACTTTCAAATAAATCATCAAAAAACTTTCCACCACGAATATCTATAACTAAAGCAATTCTGTCAATACTACCATTAGATTTATAACATGCCTCAGCAAATTTAGGAATTAAAGTAGGTGGCAAATTATCCACACAAAAAAAACCTAAATCCTCAAGATTTCTTACCGTTTGTGTTTTTCCAGCTCCCGATAACCCCGTCAATATAACAAATCTCATCAAAAAAAACCCCCTCTACAAAAATCAAGAATTTCTATTATACCAAATATTTTATTATTGCTACTAATATTTTAATATTATCAATTATTCACTTTAAATGTTTGTCTACTTAGTTGTACTAATACAGTTTCATTTTTAATTATAACACAAATAATCATAATTATAGATATGTAAGTATAAAAAAAAAACGCACAAAGATTTA
Encoded here:
- a CDS encoding gluconeogenesis factor YvcK family protein, whose amino-acid sequence is MMLRNLLKPGINIKRWILLGIVGVSILVFGIFELINKEYHSLPKIVLSALIIVLGALIIYVAIIQIIKFFIILVNTGSIDVAISSKKFEDLIYEKRVLIKGPKIVVIGGGTGLSTMLRGLKKYTNNITAIVTVADDGGGSGVLREDLGILPPGDIRNCILALADTEPLMDELLQYRFKDGRLKDQSFGNLFLAAMDGISNNFEEAVQKMSSVLAVTGRVIPVTLDNMTLKAKLKNGNIIDGESNIPKGVIDNKSPIDEVFIEPTDARALKEALVAINEADAVILGPGSLYTSIIPNILVKEIRNALYKTKSIRIYVSNIMTQPGESDNYTVNDHIKAINRHAKGKVVDYVLVNTGKISSELELRYRNDNSNMVIINEEEIKKQGIGIIRSDFVKIGKGHIRHDTEKLATILVETIMEKKLFNDKKKIGEYFYLSQRLKENKKNN
- the whiA gene encoding DNA-binding protein WhiA, coding for MSFSSKVKNEICRFTDMSKKEAMAEMAAIMKVSGTIGLGSNKQINFQITTENPAIARLIFKLLKEHFGIHARLLVKRSNSLKKKNVYVVIITEEMGVKDLLKQVAVLEDENFFSIDYTIPSRLIDAEECKRKYIRGAFLGGGSISNPEKNYHVEFVTHDSDYAQELSTLINSYGLFSKIIQRKSSFVIYIKEGEQIVDLLNIIGAHNSLLFLENVRIMKEMRNNVNRLVNCETANLSKTVNASVRQVESIKLIQKEIGFKRLPKNLREIAELRLEYPDESLKELGAILEPPVGKSGINHRLRRIEKIAEELRKEGR
- a CDS encoding DNA polymerase III subunit alpha, with protein sequence MTEKLKIKKREDLGSFVHLHVHTEYSLLDGSGKIKELIAKTKELGMKSIAITDHGVMYGCVEFYKQAKEQGIKPIIGCEIYVAAKSMNIKETDRDNATHHLILLVKNAKGYQNLMHIVSAASIKGFYYKPRVDYEFLSKYSEGIIASSACLGGEVQSLLLRGNYEKAKEIALKYRDIFKDGYYLELQYHGMQDQFKVNELLVKLSKDTGIPLICTNDTHYIMQEDSKAHDILLCIQTAKTVDDENRMRYPSDQFYLKSPEEMQKTFAYVPEALSNTVKIAEMCNFDYEFHVSKLPKFPLPGGVDPYEFLREHCYEGLAPRYEAFSDVLTRGFSIEYINEIAKVSPIAKMYVDRLEYELNIIKQMGYVDYFLIVWDFIKFAVDHDIPTGPGRGSAAGSIVAYTLDITKIDPIKYSLIFERFLNPERVSMPDIDSDFCYERRQDVIDYVVEKYGSTNVSQIITFGTMAPRACIRDVGRAMNYSYAEVDRIAKMIPSVLNITINKALEMNSELNSLYEDDSRVEALIDIAKALEGLPRHSSTHAAGVVIASQPLVNYVPLQKNDEMIVTQFPMGTLEELGLLKMDFLGLRTLTVIRDCIDFVKQNRNVSIDIDDLDIEDHKVYKMIGEGKTVGIFQLESAGMTSFMKELKPDKFEDIIAGISLYRPGPMAEIPRYIRNKNSMDKVEYVTPQLEEILGVTYGVMVYQEQVMEIVRKLAGYSMGRSDLVRRAMSKKKHKVMEEERYNFIHGIVDETGNIEVQGCLRNGITEVAANKIFDQMMDFASYAFNKSHAAAYAVVGYETAYLMCYYPTEFIAAMLNSVKGNAEKIAFYTRYAVQIDIGVLPPSINESFAEFTVKGDTIRFGLSALKNVGVNVIESIVRNREEKGEFSGFMDFCNKIDTSCVSKRAVESLIKAGAFDDFKIHRSQLLAVYEKVLDGVNNDRKRNISGQINLFLDFDNDYNNFEIEYPKIKEFKKKHILAMEKEMTGIYLSGHPLDEYEETLNIQTNTRISDIVLDESLEEDNEMLSESFKLQDGDKVIIGGIISSVSKKVTKNNDMMAFINLEDLYASVEVIVFPKTFEKYKSLVEEDEIVIIKGRVSIREEEQPKILCEDIKPLVKINSEKIYILVENDVMMKDALKKIKQNLAIYRGSTPVYLCTKEPRKMYAVDKALWLSEEIDVMEVLRKMFGQDNIKIQ
- the rapZ gene encoding RNase adapter RapZ, with translation MRFVILTGLSGAGKTQTVRNLEDLGFFCVDNLPPTLIPKFAEACYKSNGSIDRIALVIDIRGGKFFDDLFESLTYLKDEGYEYEILFLEASDKVLIKRYKESRRKHPLAPEGRVVNGIETERRKLRDVRERADHIINTSKLSARELTEEINNIYGEEGQIETKLVITVLSFGFKYGIPVDSDLVFDVRFLPNPFYIPELKKYSGNDQPVRDYVLEFEGTKVFVEKLQDMLQFLIPNYKKEGKRQLIVSIGCTGGRHRSVAIANRIYEILGRNGYDVNIDHRDINEDVNRGDGKL
- a CDS encoding DRTGG domain-containing protein, translating into MSKHEEIVNHILALQIGTKISVRGISSELGISDGTSYRAIKEAENMGIVNTVPRVGTVRVEKVYKKNIDSLTYAEVIRILDATILGGKEGINKSLNKFIIGAMAVESIIRYLKPGYLLIVGNREEAQLLALENDAAVLITGGFDCSEKVKILADEKGIPVLSSTYDSFTVASMINKALYETMIKKEIILVEDVMDINTTCLMGTDTVATWRQLMLETNHERYPVLDENMKIVGIVTLRDLQGCNDDDELINKIMNKNPVCVTPKTTIAYAAHIMGWDGIKICPVVDKKKLVGVLTIEHVIKAMEFALRQPQVAETLEDLILMNFTCVHEDNSLHFNGQIIPQMLDPFGTASWSSLNMLLSTMGIMSLRQNNNINISVDSIMSYFMKPVQMGSDIDIYAKIVDKGRSFSKVEINMYNKNNEPIAKSMISAKIFGK